A section of the candidate division WOR-3 bacterium genome encodes:
- a CDS encoding P-loop NTPase — protein sequence MQKNTVNNDEEKALRDKISGIDRKIVVLSGKGGVGKSTVSVNLALSLALLGKKVGLLDIDIHGPSIPTMLDMTQTRAVSDGYEILPVELGDIENLKVISIGFLLEKPDDAVIWRGPMKAGMIKQFLKDVKWGKLDFLIIDCPPGTGDEILSTVQLLGAGVEAVVVTTPQEVAAADVRKSLNFCVKLGLPVTGLIENMSGFVCPHCGRRTDIFKTGGGEKTARAFKVPYLGSIPIDPAVVDSGDEGLPLVKRLEHSQSAILFSAIAEKIIINNTLTNGIEKLQTTAEETMKIAVPVANGLLNAHFGHCDTFAIITADKTSKKITNREDVPAPPHEPGLLPKWLGEKGVETIITGGMGNKARSLFVEMEIEVVVGAPIETPEKLVESYLEGSLKTGENVCDH from the coding sequence ATGCAGAAAAATACTGTGAATAACGACGAAGAAAAAGCGCTCAGAGACAAAATATCCGGAATTGACAGAAAAATAGTTGTTTTATCGGGCAAGGGCGGTGTAGGGAAAAGCACTGTGTCGGTGAATTTAGCCTTGTCACTCGCTCTGCTCGGCAAAAAGGTCGGTCTTCTCGACATCGACATTCACGGGCCGAGTATTCCGACAATGCTTGATATGACCCAGACGAGGGCAGTCAGCGACGGATATGAAATACTGCCCGTTGAATTAGGAGACATCGAAAATTTAAAAGTAATTTCGATAGGATTTCTTCTTGAAAAACCTGACGACGCGGTTATATGGAGAGGCCCGATGAAAGCGGGAATGATTAAACAGTTCCTCAAAGACGTAAAATGGGGAAAGCTCGATTTTCTAATAATAGACTGTCCTCCGGGAACTGGAGACGAAATTCTTTCGACGGTTCAGCTTCTCGGGGCGGGTGTCGAAGCTGTTGTCGTGACAACTCCGCAGGAAGTCGCCGCAGCCGATGTAAGAAAATCTCTGAATTTCTGCGTCAAACTGGGACTTCCTGTCACAGGTCTCATAGAAAACATGAGCGGTTTTGTGTGTCCTCATTGCGGCAGGAGAACCGACATTTTTAAAACGGGAGGCGGAGAGAAAACGGCGCGAGCATTTAAAGTGCCTTATCTGGGGAGCATTCCAATCGATCCGGCTGTTGTGGACTCAGGCGACGAAGGTCTTCCTCTCGTCAAAAGACTGGAACATTCGCAGTCGGCAATCCTTTTTTCGGCCATTGCTGAAAAAATTATAATAAATAATACTTTGACCAACGGTATAGAAAAATTACAAACAACCGCGGAGGAAACTATGAAAATAGCCGTTCCCGTTGCCAACGGTCTTTTGAACGCTCATTTCGGGCATTGCGACACTTTTGCCATAATCACCGCAGACAAGACCTCCAAAAAAATAACGAACAGGGAAGATGTTCCTGCGCCTCCTCACGAACCGGGTCTTCTGCCGAAATGGCTTGGAGAAAAAGGCGTAGAAACAATAATAACCGGAGGAATGGGGAACAAGGCTAGGTCCCTTTTCGTCGAAATGGAAATTGAAGTAGTCGTCGGAGCTCCTATCGAAACGCCTGAAAAACTTGTCGAGAGTTATTTGGAAGGAAGTCTGAAGACGGGAGAAAACGTCTGTGACCACTGA
- the glgB gene encoding 1,4-alpha-glucan branching protein GlgB — protein MAGSTTLTESEIKTVIDSDLYDPFSILGMHRKVTESSNVLAVRVFTPDAKYVEIIGNRETRKAEMIHSAGLFEALFPDGEHFFPYRIKCSWNGDESVIMDDPYRLPPVLSDYDIYLFNEGSNTMAYEKLGAHVMVFESLKGTVFSVWAPNAKRVSVVGDFNHWDGRRHPMRSRGNSGIWELFIPGIEEGVLYKYEIKTKQNLISIRTDPYGFFFEKRPRTASAVFDLTKYKWNDSEWMRRRVLPLEKPVAIYEMHLSSWMKKSKDEINGNLTYRDIPDLLIPYLLEMGFNYVEFLPIAEHPLDDSWGYQVTGYYAPTSRYGNPDDFRYLVDRLHEAGIGVILDWVPGHFPRDTHALAMFDGTALYEHQDPKQGQNPDWGTLVFNYERREVRSFLVSNAIFWFDKFHIDGLRVDAVASMLYLDYSKKEGEWIPNKYGGKENLEAIDFLKTLNLKIYELFPSALMIAEESTSWPMVSKPVYLGGLGFAFKWNMGWMNDFFRYMGKDPIFRKFHRNDITFSLLYAFTENFILPVSHDEVVHGKRSLISKMPGDYWQKFANTRLSLGYMFAHPGKKLLFMGSEIGQWEEWQFNKSLDWHLLNYEPHAKLKKFVADLIGVYNNTKALWEEDFSFQGFSWIDFYDSDSSVIAFVRWSKNKNNHVVVVCNFTPVVRHSYRIGVPSGTYYSELINSDSEFYYGSNVGNYGRIKSDDKPWHSYPYSVEITLPPLSVLYLAPDNG, from the coding sequence ATGGCCGGCAGTACCACCCTAACTGAATCGGAAATTAAAACCGTAATAGACTCTGACCTCTACGATCCCTTTTCAATACTGGGAATGCACAGGAAAGTAACAGAATCTTCAAACGTCCTCGCTGTCCGTGTTTTCACCCCCGACGCCAAATATGTAGAAATAATAGGAAACAGAGAAACCAGGAAAGCCGAGATGATACATTCGGCGGGTCTTTTCGAAGCGTTGTTTCCCGACGGAGAACATTTTTTCCCCTACAGAATAAAATGTTCCTGGAACGGCGACGAAAGCGTCATAATGGACGACCCCTACAGACTTCCTCCTGTCCTTTCCGATTATGACATTTATCTTTTTAACGAAGGCTCAAACACAATGGCTTACGAAAAACTCGGGGCTCACGTCATGGTTTTCGAATCTTTAAAGGGAACTGTTTTTTCAGTCTGGGCTCCAAACGCGAAAAGAGTCAGCGTCGTGGGAGATTTCAACCACTGGGACGGCAGGCGACACCCCATGCGGTCCCGCGGCAACAGCGGAATTTGGGAGCTTTTTATTCCCGGTATCGAAGAAGGGGTTTTGTATAAATATGAAATAAAAACAAAACAGAATCTAATATCCATTCGAACCGATCCGTACGGTTTCTTTTTTGAGAAAAGGCCGCGAACTGCCTCGGCAGTATTCGACCTTACAAAGTACAAATGGAATGACTCGGAATGGATGCGCCGGAGAGTACTGCCTCTTGAAAAACCTGTTGCAATCTACGAAATGCACTTGTCGAGCTGGATGAAAAAATCCAAAGACGAAATTAATGGAAATCTGACGTACAGGGATATTCCTGATCTTCTGATCCCTTATCTTCTGGAAATGGGATTCAATTACGTCGAATTCCTGCCAATAGCAGAACACCCGCTCGACGATTCCTGGGGATATCAGGTGACGGGCTACTACGCACCTACAAGCAGATACGGCAACCCAGATGACTTCAGATATCTGGTCGACAGACTTCACGAAGCCGGAATAGGAGTCATTCTTGACTGGGTTCCCGGGCACTTTCCGAGAGACACTCACGCCCTCGCCATGTTTGACGGCACTGCCCTTTACGAGCATCAGGATCCCAAACAGGGTCAAAATCCCGACTGGGGAACCCTTGTCTTCAACTACGAAAGGCGCGAGGTCAGATCTTTTCTCGTATCCAACGCAATTTTCTGGTTCGATAAATTTCACATTGACGGCCTTAGAGTGGACGCAGTCGCTTCCATGCTTTATCTTGACTACTCGAAAAAAGAAGGCGAGTGGATACCGAATAAATACGGAGGAAAAGAGAATCTCGAAGCCATCGATTTTCTAAAGACCCTGAATCTGAAGATTTACGAATTGTTCCCTTCCGCTCTGATGATAGCCGAAGAATCTACAAGCTGGCCGATGGTCTCAAAACCTGTCTATCTGGGAGGTCTGGGTTTCGCGTTCAAGTGGAACATGGGATGGATGAACGATTTTTTCAGATACATGGGAAAAGATCCGATTTTCAGAAAATTTCACAGAAACGACATAACTTTTTCGCTTCTTTACGCTTTCACGGAAAACTTTATTCTTCCGGTCTCTCACGATGAAGTCGTTCACGGAAAACGCTCACTGATTTCGAAAATGCCGGGAGATTACTGGCAGAAATTTGCAAACACACGCCTTTCACTCGGATACATGTTCGCTCATCCGGGCAAAAAACTGCTTTTCATGGGCTCTGAGATCGGCCAGTGGGAAGAATGGCAGTTCAACAAAAGTCTCGACTGGCATCTTTTGAACTACGAACCCCACGCAAAGCTCAAAAAATTCGTCGCCGATCTGATCGGCGTATATAATAATACCAAAGCTCTCTGGGAAGAAGACTTCAGCTTTCAGGGATTTTCATGGATCGACTTTTACGATTCCGACAGTTCTGTCATAGCTTTCGTCAGATGGAGTAAGAACAAAAATAACCACGTTGTTGTCGTCTGTAATTTTACACCGGTAGTCAGGCATAGTTACAGAATAGGCGTGCCTTCAGGAACTTACTACAGCGAGTTGATTAACAGTGATTCCGAATTTTACTACGGAAGCAATGTCGGCAATTACGGCAGGATTAAATCTGACGACAAGCCATGGCACTCTTACCCATATTCTGTTGAAATTACCCTTCCTCCTCTTTCCGTCCTATATCTTGCGCCTGATAACGGCTGA
- a CDS encoding response regulator: MSIRQRTVAGFSIIVIFVVLSCVLGFAYTISVERVVDNVIQNSARHETLIRVDQKWLEISTEVDNVLLTRQSVLIEGRLKLAMENLLSEIQLMRNSFLFSKNESAKNYLTTIDEITELSVKLDDAIDRVSKDIEQGKWASAQYLRHNDLASLQRRFDFKMNRLHSNLHSEIEASMNNAVQTMKTMRIFWVITALMALFVGIMGDFVTSRSIVSPISKLVDASKAIEGGDFSFRVKMSRGNEFDILAKAFNDMTTRFQDLIHTLEQEIAEKNRAEIALIESEKRYRDIYENAIEGIFQSTVEGRFIDANPALINILGYDSRKDLIENCKNIEKQLYVASEDRKKYISDILQNGKVVDREIQLFRKNAQKIWVSISTRLVYDDEGNPFYLEGFVSDITERKKLFDQLSQSQKMEAIGRLAGGIAHDFNNILTIIIGYCDLLLRENPAESTKSALEQMMAGGERGQRLTGQLLAFSRKQIIKPRTIDLNGLITRQHDMFRRILGEDIETKLFLQENLWKIRMDPGQIEQVIINIVVNARDAMPDGGILTIETSNAEFDFSSSKSKAWVEPGKYVLVSISDNGTGMDETVKSLIFEPFFTTKEKDKGTGLGLSTVYGIIKQNHSYVYVYSELGKGSTFKCYFPKVEDEGETESDKNHPMPEVRINETVLLVEDDPGVRNVTKETLASFGYRVFTADNGKEAIETFNTNSEEISILLTDVVMPNMSGKELAQNLLKKKKQLKVVFFSGYTENTIVQKGVLDKNVRFLQKPYSTKDLLDILGG, translated from the coding sequence ATGTCAATAAGACAGAGGACCGTTGCTGGTTTTTCCATAATAGTGATTTTCGTCGTTCTTTCATGCGTCTTGGGATTTGCCTATACGATCTCGGTCGAGAGAGTTGTCGACAATGTCATCCAAAATTCCGCTCGGCATGAAACATTAATCAGAGTTGATCAAAAGTGGCTGGAAATATCAACGGAAGTGGATAACGTCCTGCTGACGCGTCAAAGCGTCTTAATTGAAGGAAGACTGAAACTGGCGATGGAGAATTTGCTGTCGGAAATACAATTAATGAGAAATTCGTTTTTGTTCAGCAAAAATGAGTCTGCAAAAAATTACCTGACAACAATTGATGAAATTACTGAGCTGTCAGTTAAACTTGACGATGCCATAGACAGGGTTTCAAAAGACATAGAACAGGGAAAATGGGCCAGCGCTCAATACTTGAGGCACAACGATTTGGCGTCTTTGCAAAGAAGATTCGATTTTAAAATGAATCGTCTTCATTCAAATCTTCACAGTGAAATCGAAGCCTCGATGAACAATGCCGTGCAGACGATGAAGACGATGAGGATTTTCTGGGTTATTACCGCTTTGATGGCTCTTTTTGTCGGAATCATGGGGGACTTTGTTACTTCGAGAAGCATAGTGTCGCCGATATCCAAGCTTGTAGATGCTTCAAAAGCAATAGAGGGAGGAGATTTTTCGTTTAGAGTCAAAATGTCGAGGGGAAACGAATTTGACATTTTGGCGAAAGCTTTTAACGACATGACAACGCGATTCCAGGATCTTATACACACTCTTGAACAGGAAATCGCCGAAAAAAATCGAGCCGAAATCGCTTTGATCGAAAGCGAAAAAAGATACAGGGACATCTATGAAAATGCGATTGAGGGGATATTCCAGTCGACAGTTGAAGGCCGTTTTATTGATGCCAATCCGGCTCTTATAAACATTCTAGGTTACGATTCCAGGAAAGATTTAATTGAAAACTGCAAAAACATTGAAAAACAACTCTACGTTGCGTCGGAAGACAGGAAAAAATATATTTCTGACATTTTACAAAACGGAAAAGTAGTTGACAGAGAGATCCAGTTATTCAGAAAAAACGCGCAGAAAATATGGGTTTCTATAAGTACGCGTCTTGTTTATGATGATGAAGGGAATCCTTTTTATCTCGAAGGATTTGTTTCGGACATAACGGAACGTAAAAAGCTTTTTGATCAGCTTTCTCAGTCTCAGAAAATGGAAGCCATAGGAAGACTTGCCGGAGGGATAGCGCACGATTTCAACAATATTCTGACAATCATTATCGGTTACTGCGATCTATTATTGAGGGAGAATCCGGCGGAAAGTACAAAAAGTGCTTTGGAACAAATGATGGCGGGGGGAGAAAGAGGGCAACGGCTCACCGGTCAACTGCTCGCTTTCAGCAGAAAACAAATAATCAAACCCAGGACGATTGATCTCAACGGACTTATAACAAGACAACACGATATGTTCCGCCGAATTCTCGGCGAAGACATAGAGACAAAACTGTTTCTTCAAGAAAACCTGTGGAAAATAAGAATGGATCCCGGCCAGATAGAACAGGTGATAATAAACATTGTCGTAAACGCCCGCGACGCGATGCCCGACGGAGGAATTTTGACGATTGAGACGTCAAACGCGGAGTTTGATTTCTCATCCTCAAAAAGCAAAGCATGGGTGGAACCGGGTAAATATGTCCTCGTGTCAATAAGCGACAACGGAACAGGTATGGACGAAACAGTTAAAAGCCTGATATTCGAACCTTTTTTTACGACGAAAGAAAAAGACAAGGGAACGGGATTGGGATTATCTACGGTTTACGGAATTATTAAGCAGAATCACAGTTACGTTTATGTTTACAGCGAGTTGGGAAAGGGCTCGACATTTAAATGCTATTTTCCGAAAGTTGAAGATGAAGGCGAAACAGAATCCGATAAAAACCACCCTATGCCCGAAGTGAGAATAAATGAGACGGTTCTTCTTGTTGAAGACGATCCGGGAGTAAGAAATGTCACAAAAGAGACGCTAGCCAGTTTCGGATACAGAGTGTTTACAGCCGACAACGGCAAAGAAGCAATTGAGACGTTTAATACGAATTCGGAAGAAATCAGCATATTACTCACGGACGTAGTCATGCCTAACATGAGCGGAAAGGAACTGGCTCAAAACCTGTTAAAAAAGAAAAAACAACTGAAGGTAGTTTTCTTTTCAGGGTATACTGAAAACACAATAGTACAGAAAGGAGTTCTTGACAAGAATGTCAGGTTTCTTCAAAAACCTTATTCGACAAAGGATTTGCTTGACATTTTGGGCGGCTGA
- a CDS encoding PaaI family thioesterase: MTTESSSFVRIPLSHRHCRFCGEENPASLGLKFKTAEDGCVYTEFECEKLLQGYEGYLHGGIICSLLDCAMTHCLFNKNVSAFTAELNVRFLKPVPVDSKLLVRACFKDRIHGMFRLKGEILTEGKLFAVADSKFMEIHKN; the protein is encoded by the coding sequence GTGACCACTGAAAGCTCTTCCTTCGTCCGTATCCCTCTTTCTCACAGGCACTGCAGATTTTGCGGAGAAGAAAATCCCGCTTCGCTCGGGCTTAAATTCAAAACCGCAGAAGACGGATGCGTGTACACTGAATTTGAATGTGAAAAACTGCTTCAGGGATATGAAGGATACCTTCACGGAGGAATTATATGCAGTCTTCTCGACTGCGCGATGACTCATTGTTTGTTTAATAAAAATGTTTCGGCATTCACGGCTGAACTGAACGTCCGATTTTTAAAACCTGTGCCGGTCGATTCAAAACTTTTAGTAAGGGCATGCTTTAAAGACAGGATTCACGGAATGTTCCGCCTGAAAGGCGAGATACTTACAGAAGGAAAACTTTTTGCAGTAGCTGACAGTAAATTCATGGAGATTCACAAGAATTGA
- a CDS encoding ATP-binding protein, translating into MKEIVVISGKGGTGKTSLTASFAFLSKNVVVADCDVDAADLHLVLNPKTISRGRFKSGNLAVIDPAKCISCGKCELLCKFEAVILNKKTGKYSVAETGCEGCGVCVRFCPVQAIGFPERDCGEWFVSEVSCGKMVHARLDSGAENSGKLVSLVRKKAKEEAEKSKAQLIIVDGPPGIGCPVIASVTGADAALIVTEPSLSGEHDLERVADLAKHFRIPIYVCVNKWDINPEKTRGIEQYCVDSGVFFCGKIHYDKNVTEAQVNGRTVVEYGEGACVREIINLWETLCRKIL; encoded by the coding sequence TTGAAAGAAATAGTTGTAATAAGCGGAAAAGGCGGCACAGGAAAAACCAGCCTTACGGCTTCCTTCGCATTTTTATCGAAAAACGTCGTCGTCGCCGACTGCGACGTGGACGCAGCCGATCTTCATCTTGTGCTGAATCCGAAAACGATCTCCCGGGGCCGGTTCAAAAGCGGAAATCTGGCAGTCATCGACCCTGCGAAATGTATTTCGTGCGGGAAATGTGAATTGCTGTGTAAATTCGAAGCCGTCATTTTAAATAAAAAAACCGGAAAATACAGTGTCGCCGAAACAGGTTGCGAAGGATGCGGAGTCTGCGTCCGTTTTTGTCCGGTTCAAGCGATCGGATTTCCCGAAAGAGATTGCGGAGAATGGTTCGTGTCCGAAGTGTCTTGCGGAAAAATGGTTCACGCCAGACTTGACAGCGGAGCGGAAAATTCAGGCAAACTTGTCAGCCTGGTCAGAAAAAAAGCGAAAGAGGAAGCTGAAAAATCAAAGGCGCAACTGATAATAGTGGACGGGCCGCCCGGCATAGGATGTCCCGTAATAGCTTCTGTCACAGGCGCAGATGCGGCGCTCATTGTGACTGAGCCGTCATTGTCCGGAGAACATGACCTGGAAAGGGTGGCAGACCTCGCGAAACATTTCAGAATACCTATTTACGTATGCGTGAATAAATGGGACATAAATCCTGAGAAGACACGCGGAATAGAACAATATTGCGTTGACTCGGGGGTCTTTTTTTGCGGTAAAATACATTACGACAAAAATGTAACGGAAGCTCAGGTGAACGGCAGGACTGTTGTTGAATACGGAGAAGGCGCCTGTGTCAGGGAAATAATTAATTTATGGGAGACGCTATGCAGAAAAATACTGTGA
- a CDS encoding ATP-binding protein has product MTIAVASGKGGTGKTTVAIALALSCRKKITLLDCDVEEPNAGLFLDTGALKSEEVAVSVPSIDLTKCSHCGECSDFCNFNALAVTAKEVLVFEDLCHSCGGCSLVCPENAIKYKKAVIGQVESACKESVFFVQGVLKVGKAMSPPVIRAVKKRGNPKGLTLIDCPPGTSCPMITAVSGADYAILVTEPTPFGKHDLVLAAETVRKMKIPFGVIINRWGSNYKGVEEFCEKEGIEILMKIMEDRKIAEACSRGKSILDALPEIENEFIKIIDDIAARFKGKYF; this is encoded by the coding sequence ATGACTATAGCCGTTGCTTCGGGAAAAGGAGGCACAGGAAAGACAACAGTGGCCATAGCGTTGGCTTTGTCTTGCCGAAAAAAGATAACTCTTTTGGATTGCGATGTCGAAGAGCCTAACGCCGGGTTGTTTTTAGACACAGGAGCTTTAAAAAGCGAAGAAGTCGCTGTTTCAGTACCTTCGATAGATTTAACTAAATGCTCACACTGCGGTGAGTGCTCGGATTTCTGCAATTTCAACGCATTGGCAGTCACTGCAAAAGAAGTGCTCGTTTTCGAGGATTTGTGCCACAGTTGCGGCGGGTGCTCTCTCGTCTGCCCTGAAAACGCTATAAAATATAAAAAAGCGGTCATTGGGCAAGTGGAAAGCGCCTGCAAGGAAAGTGTTTTTTTTGTACAGGGAGTATTGAAAGTTGGAAAAGCAATGTCCCCTCCCGTCATTCGCGCGGTAAAAAAGCGAGGGAATCCGAAGGGGCTGACTCTAATAGATTGTCCGCCAGGAACTTCCTGTCCCATGATAACGGCAGTCAGCGGAGCGGATTACGCGATTCTTGTGACAGAACCTACGCCTTTTGGGAAACACGACCTCGTCCTCGCGGCTGAGACAGTCAGGAAAATGAAAATCCCCTTCGGAGTCATAATCAACCGTTGGGGTTCAAACTATAAAGGGGTCGAAGAGTTCTGTGAAAAAGAAGGAATCGAAATATTGATGAAAATAATGGAAGACAGAAAAATAGCCGAAGCCTGTTCAAGAGGAAAAAGCATTTTGGACGCCCTTCCGGAAATTGAAAATGAATTTATAAAAATTATTGATGATATTGCGGCTCGTTTCAAGGGGAAATATTTTTGA
- the sppA gene encoding signal peptide peptidase SppA, which produces MSYSSDNSRRLKIFLAVFIITAIFFTTLLSKLIYDFFKNMAYQRDTNASCLCIRLSGNYREIPGFYPADLFSGYNDITVEDLIQAIKKARGDENIHSIFLEIHGIENGWSSVSDIRKELEHFRRNGKKVYVYINGATDKEYFLASVADSIYLSPTGSLFIDGLSSTVLFYAGLSEKLGVHWEVFSKGDYKSAPNVLTDTSLSTSSREDLTKILTSIHELYVLEVEKYRDDLFMPYDVILDSGPYLSAAKALSLHLVDRLESYENISAHFGIADSSINPRKYISQDINAFSREKSVCIIFIEGEISYGDNSLFGSDESQDARVIAEFIMKAADNDGFKALVIRVNSPGGDLDASFAIGKAVEYAASRKPVVASMGDMAASGGYFVSMYSDVIVASEFTVTGSIGVFMLKPDVSGLLLKTGLSVDTVKTNVSSDFMSIYRPLSPRETEILESYASEAYSLFTSEVSLNRELDSAFVESVAGGRVWTGREAYKLALIDTLGGLDLAVAIAKEMAEISVETSIGVEIYPEPSFSIKNLRKRAWMAIAGRVFPEASGILFLGEKNFSFKPSLIFPYKLEIH; this is translated from the coding sequence ATGTCTTATTCTTCGGATAATAGCAGACGTCTGAAAATTTTTCTGGCGGTTTTTATCATAACCGCCATTTTTTTCACAACTCTCCTGTCTAAACTTATTTACGATTTCTTTAAAAACATGGCATATCAAAGAGACACAAACGCCTCCTGCCTTTGTATAAGGCTTTCGGGAAATTACAGGGAAATACCCGGCTTTTATCCGGCAGATCTTTTTTCAGGATATAATGACATCACCGTTGAAGATCTCATTCAAGCCATAAAGAAAGCACGCGGAGACGAGAACATACATTCTATTTTTCTCGAGATCCACGGAATTGAAAACGGATGGTCAAGTGTCTCCGACATTCGTAAAGAGCTCGAACATTTCAGACGCAACGGGAAAAAAGTTTACGTCTACATAAACGGAGCTACTGACAAAGAATACTTCCTCGCTTCCGTTGCTGATTCCATATACCTTTCTCCGACCGGTTCTCTCTTCATCGACGGCCTCTCTTCGACCGTATTGTTTTACGCAGGTCTTTCAGAAAAACTCGGCGTCCACTGGGAAGTTTTCAGCAAAGGAGACTACAAATCGGCGCCGAACGTTTTGACGGATACTTCTCTTTCAACATCTTCCAGGGAAGATTTGACGAAGATACTTACTTCAATACATGAATTGTACGTACTGGAAGTTGAAAAATACAGAGACGACCTCTTTATGCCTTACGACGTAATTCTCGACAGCGGACCATATCTTTCGGCCGCCAAAGCCTTGTCTCTTCATCTCGTCGACAGGCTGGAATCTTACGAAAACATATCCGCCCATTTCGGCATAGCCGACAGTTCGATAAACCCGAGAAAATACATCTCTCAAGACATAAATGCTTTTTCCAGAGAGAAATCCGTGTGCATAATTTTCATTGAAGGGGAGATATCGTACGGAGACAATTCGCTGTTTGGCTCCGATGAATCCCAAGACGCCCGAGTCATAGCCGAATTCATAATGAAAGCCGCCGACAATGACGGATTCAAAGCGCTGGTGATAAGAGTAAACAGTCCCGGTGGAGACCTCGACGCCTCATTTGCCATTGGAAAAGCCGTCGAATACGCCGCAAGCAGAAAGCCGGTCGTCGCCTCGATGGGCGACATGGCGGCATCGGGCGGTTACTTCGTATCCATGTATTCGGACGTCATAGTTGCTTCCGAATTCACCGTGACAGGATCGATAGGCGTTTTCATGCTGAAACCCGATGTTTCCGGTCTCCTGCTGAAAACCGGCCTGAGCGTGGACACGGTTAAAACGAATGTTTCCTCAGACTTCATGTCTATATACAGACCTTTGAGTCCGAGAGAAACCGAAATTCTTGAAAGTTATGCGAGCGAGGCGTATTCTCTTTTCACGTCTGAAGTCTCTCTGAACAGGGAACTCGATTCTGCTTTTGTCGAATCAGTCGCAGGCGGAAGAGTGTGGACAGGAAGAGAGGCGTACAAACTTGCTCTCATAGATACTCTTGGGGGACTTGATCTTGCAGTTGCAATAGCCAAAGAAATGGCCGAAATTTCAGTTGAAACAAGCATTGGCGTAGAAATATATCCGGAACCTTCATTCAGCATCAAGAACCTCAGGAAAAGGGCGTGGATGGCTATTGCCGGAAGAGTTTTTCCGGAAGCCTCGGGTATTCTTTTTCTCGGAGAAAAAAATTTCTCATTCAAGCCTTCTCTTATATTTCCGTACAAACTTGAAATTCACTGA
- a CDS encoding substrate-binding domain-containing protein: protein MPKLLSHFFCVLFKISSLIILAVTVPNCSGKEDDTKNGDNDTVIVGLLISMSEETPFFVSLVKGANESAEEHGVELVVLYANDDEDLQFRQIGELVERGAAAILLNPVSDMLCPAIRSASSSGVPVFTIDRSISCDSVVCHIASNNIEGGMMAGVYLAETLNRKGKVVELIGTPGSSAATERGLGFNRAVSNYPQIEIVVSATACFNKADGEKVFSDILNEFPEINGVFAHNDDMILGAIEAAKKAGRLNGIVFIGFDGIEEAIVSLEKNEMSATIAQRPEEMGRIGIETIMEFLSGKDIPDTIFIELALITR, encoded by the coding sequence ATGCCGAAATTGTTAAGTCATTTTTTTTGCGTGTTGTTTAAAATTTCATCGTTAATTATATTGGCAGTAACCGTACCGAACTGTTCTGGTAAAGAGGATGACACTAAAAACGGAGACAACGATACAGTTATTGTCGGTTTGCTTATAAGCATGTCGGAAGAGACTCCTTTTTTTGTATCTCTTGTTAAGGGCGCTAATGAGTCCGCTGAAGAACACGGCGTCGAACTGGTCGTTTTATATGCGAACGATGATGAAGACCTCCAGTTCAGACAGATCGGCGAACTCGTCGAAAGAGGAGCGGCCGCAATACTGCTGAATCCGGTCAGCGATATGTTATGCCCTGCGATCAGATCAGCTTCGTCTTCGGGAGTTCCCGTATTCACGATTGACAGAAGCATCTCCTGCGACTCCGTCGTTTGTCATATCGCGTCGAACAATATAGAAGGCGGGATGATGGCGGGTGTTTATCTTGCTGAAACGCTCAACCGAAAAGGAAAAGTAGTTGAGTTGATCGGCACTCCGGGCTCTTCGGCGGCAACAGAACGCGGACTGGGTTTCAATCGTGCCGTTTCAAACTATCCCCAGATCGAAATTGTCGTTTCTGCAACTGCCTGCTTCAACAAGGCTGACGGAGAAAAAGTGTTCTCGGATATATTGAACGAATTCCCGGAAATAAACGGTGTATTTGCCCACAACGACGACATGATACTCGGTGCGATCGAAGCGGCTAAAAAAGCCGGAAGGTTGAACGGAATTGTTTTTATAGGATTTGACGGAATTGAAGAAGCGATCGTTTCGCTCGAAAAAAATGAAATGTCAGCTACAATAGCGCAAAGACCCGAGGAAATGGGGCGCATAGGAATCGAGACTATCATGGAATTTCTTTCCGGCAAAGATATTCCTGACACGATATTCATCGAGCTGGCGCTCATAACAAGATAA